Proteins encoded by one window of Collimonas fungivorans:
- the glcE gene encoding glycolate oxidase subunit GlcE: MQQAKAQVLAAAAERRPLEIRGGGSKRWYGQQVQGELLDTRGYSGVIDYEPTELVITARCGTPLAEIEALLAQRNQMLPFEPPHFGSTATLGGMVASGLSGPSRQAVGALRDFVLGAVLMDGKGDVLHFGGQVMKNVAGYDVSRLLAGSLGTLGLILEVSLKVLPRPLASSSRRFAMAEAEAIRSLNQWGGLPLPISASCWQDGQLTLRLSGAQAAVSAAEKNLGGEAVADADDFWQALREQTHAFFAPMAAQKPLWRLALPSTAAPLVLPGTTLIEWGGAQRWLFTDADAQAVRGAASAAGGHATLYRGGDKDAGVFHPLAPAVAQIHRRLKSSFDPAAIFNIGRMYRDF, from the coding sequence ATGCAGCAGGCTAAAGCGCAGGTTCTCGCCGCCGCTGCAGAACGCCGGCCGCTGGAAATCCGCGGCGGCGGCAGCAAGCGCTGGTATGGCCAGCAGGTGCAGGGCGAGCTGCTCGACACGCGCGGCTATAGCGGCGTCATCGATTATGAGCCGACCGAACTGGTGATCACCGCCCGTTGCGGCACGCCGCTGGCCGAGATCGAGGCGCTGCTGGCGCAGCGCAACCAGATGCTGCCATTCGAACCGCCGCATTTCGGCAGCACCGCGACGTTGGGCGGCATGGTCGCCAGCGGCTTGTCCGGGCCGTCGCGGCAGGCGGTCGGCGCATTGCGCGACTTCGTGCTGGGTGCAGTACTGATGGACGGCAAAGGCGATGTCCTGCATTTCGGCGGCCAGGTCATGAAGAATGTGGCGGGATACGATGTGTCGCGCCTGCTGGCCGGCTCGCTTGGCACGCTGGGTTTGATCCTGGAAGTTTCGCTGAAAGTATTGCCGCGTCCGCTCGCCAGCAGCAGCCGCCGGTTCGCCATGGCCGAAGCGGAGGCGATACGCAGCCTCAACCAGTGGGGTGGCTTGCCTTTGCCGATTTCCGCCAGTTGCTGGCAGGACGGCCAGTTGACGTTGCGCCTGTCCGGCGCGCAGGCTGCGGTGAGCGCGGCCGAAAAGAACCTTGGCGGCGAAGCGGTCGCCGATGCGGACGATTTCTGGCAGGCGCTGCGTGAGCAGACACACGCCTTTTTTGCTCCGATGGCGGCGCAGAAGCCCTTGTGGCGGCTGGCGCTGCCATCGACTGCAGCACCGCTGGTATTACCCGGTACTACCCTGATTGAATGGGGTGGGGCGCAGCGCTGGCTGTTCACTGATGCCGACGCGCAGGCGGTGCGGGGCGCGGCGTCCGCCGCCGGCGGCCATGCCACGCTGTACCGCGGCGGCGACAAAGATGCCGGCGTGTTTCATCCGCTGGCGCCGGCGGTGGCGCAGATTCACCGGCGTTTGAAATCCAGCTTCGATCCCGCGGCGATCTTTAATATCGGCCGCATGTATCGGGACTTCTAG
- a CDS encoding exodeoxyribonuclease VII small subunit, with the protein MPKNPISASSPASFEQAMAELEQLVAQMEAGELPLEASVAAYKRGSELVKFCAVQLEKVDSQVKVLEGDMLKPFAGEALKDHSSGADE; encoded by the coding sequence ATGCCAAAAAATCCGATTTCCGCCAGCAGCCCTGCATCGTTTGAACAAGCGATGGCCGAGCTGGAGCAACTGGTCGCCCAAATGGAAGCTGGCGAGTTGCCGCTGGAAGCATCCGTCGCCGCCTATAAACGAGGATCGGAGCTGGTCAAGTTTTGCGCCGTGCAACTCGAAAAGGTCGACAGCCAGGTCAAAGTGCTGGAAGGCGACATGCTCAAGCCGTTTGCCGGCGAAGCTTTGAAAGACCATAGCAGCGGGGCCGACGAATGA
- the dxs gene encoding 1-deoxy-D-xylulose-5-phosphate synthase, with product MELLNTIDSPADLRKLTRAQLRPLADELREFVIESVAQTGGHLSSNLGTVELTIALHYVFNTPEDRVVWDVGHQTYPHKILTGRRDRMHTLRQLDGISGFPRRSESEYDTFGTAHSSTSISAVLGMALAAKTKGETDRHAIAVIGDGAMTAGMVFEAMNNAGVYDDINMLVILNDNDMSISPPVGALNRYLARLMSGQFYAQAKNVGKSILPGPMRQLAKRFEEHAKGMVVPATMFEEFGFNYIGPIDGHDLESLIPTLQNLKNLKGPQFLHVVTKKGQGYKLAEADPVLYHGPGKFNPAEGIKPAAVSKMTYTQVFGDWLCDMAAQDDKLIGITPAMSGGSGLDTFAQRFPQRFYDVGIAEQHAVTFAAGLACEGLKPVVAIYSTFLQRAYDQLIHDVALQNLDVTFALDRSGLVGADGATHAGNYDMAYLRCIPNMVVMAASDENECRQMLSTAYHHNGPAAVRYPRGAGIGAAIVPELTTLPLGKGEIRRQGQSVAILAFGSMLAPSVAAGELLDATVVNMRFIKPLDVELVLELAQSHDALVTVEEGSIMGGAGSAVAEALAAAGCVKPLLNLGLPDRFIDHGDVGQLLAQCGLNAEGIAASIRQRFGKDQPRLVVNQN from the coding sequence ATGGAATTACTCAACACAATCGACAGCCCGGCAGACCTGCGCAAACTGACGCGGGCGCAACTCAGGCCGCTGGCCGACGAGTTGCGCGAATTTGTCATCGAATCGGTGGCGCAGACCGGCGGCCACCTGTCGTCCAACCTGGGCACGGTGGAGCTGACGATCGCGCTGCATTACGTTTTCAACACGCCGGAAGACCGCGTGGTGTGGGATGTCGGCCATCAGACCTATCCGCACAAGATCCTGACCGGCCGCCGCGACCGCATGCACACGCTGCGGCAGCTTGACGGCATTTCCGGTTTCCCGCGCCGCAGCGAAAGCGAATACGACACCTTCGGCACCGCCCATTCGTCAACCTCGATTTCCGCCGTGCTGGGCATGGCGCTGGCCGCCAAGACCAAAGGCGAAACCGACCGTCACGCGATCGCCGTGATCGGCGACGGCGCGATGACTGCCGGCATGGTGTTCGAAGCCATGAATAACGCCGGCGTGTATGACGACATCAACATGCTGGTGATCCTGAACGATAACGACATGTCGATCTCGCCGCCGGTCGGCGCCCTGAACCGCTACCTGGCGCGCCTGATGTCGGGGCAGTTCTATGCCCAGGCCAAGAACGTCGGCAAATCGATATTGCCAGGCCCGATGCGGCAGCTGGCCAAGCGTTTCGAAGAACACGCCAAAGGCATGGTGGTGCCTGCCACCATGTTCGAAGAATTCGGTTTCAACTACATCGGCCCGATCGACGGCCACGACCTGGAATCGCTGATTCCGACCTTGCAGAACCTGAAGAACCTGAAGGGGCCGCAGTTCCTGCACGTGGTGACCAAGAAGGGCCAGGGCTACAAGCTGGCGGAAGCAGACCCGGTGCTGTATCACGGCCCGGGCAAGTTCAACCCGGCCGAAGGCATCAAGCCGGCCGCGGTCAGCAAGATGACCTACACCCAGGTATTCGGCGACTGGCTGTGCGACATGGCGGCGCAAGACGACAAGCTGATCGGCATCACCCCGGCGATGTCGGGCGGCTCCGGCCTGGATACGTTCGCCCAGCGTTTTCCGCAGCGCTTCTACGACGTCGGCATCGCCGAGCAGCATGCTGTCACTTTCGCTGCCGGCCTGGCTTGCGAAGGGCTGAAGCCGGTAGTGGCGATCTATTCGACTTTCTTGCAGCGCGCCTATGACCAGCTGATCCACGATGTCGCCCTGCAGAACCTGGACGTGACCTTTGCGCTCGACCGTTCCGGCCTGGTCGGCGCCGATGGCGCCACCCACGCCGGCAACTACGACATGGCGTATCTGCGCTGCATCCCCAACATGGTGGTGATGGCTGCGTCCGACGAAAACGAATGCCGCCAGATGCTGTCGACCGCGTATCACCATAACGGCCCGGCAGCGGTGCGTTATCCGCGCGGGGCCGGTATTGGCGCCGCCATTGTTCCGGAACTGACCACATTGCCTTTGGGTAAAGGCGAAATCAGGCGTCAAGGCCAGAGCGTAGCGATCCTGGCATTCGGTTCCATGCTGGCGCCTAGCGTGGCAGCGGGCGAACTGCTCGACGCCACGGTCGTCAACATGCGTTTCATCAAGCCGCTGGACGTCGAGCTGGTGCTGGAGCTGGCGCAAAGCCACGATGCGCTGGTCACGGTCGAGGAAGGCTCCATCATGGGCGGCGCCGGCTCCGCAGTAGCGGAAGCGCTGGCGGCGGCAGGATGCGTCAAGCCGCTCTTGAATCTGGGCTTGCCGGACCGATTTATAGACCATGGCGACGTCGGCCAGCTGCTGGCGCAATGCGGCCTGAATGCGGAAGGTATCGCCGCATCGATACGCCAGCGCTTCGGCAAGGACCAGCCGCGCCTGGTCGTCAACCAGAATTAA
- a CDS encoding FAD-linked oxidase C-terminal domain-containing protein, translated as MNGETASPASAPAEPAFSPLRQQQVVSALRALLPAHALLSNIEDTRPYECDGLAAYRQTPMVVALPENEEQVVAILKACRDLKVPIVPRGAGTGLSGGAMPIADGVVLSTAKFTRIVKLDPYARTAVVQPGVRNLAISEAAAAHGLYYAPDPSSQIACTIGGNVAENSGGVHCLKYGLTVHNVLRVRMVTIEGEVVELGSGALDAPGLDLLAVFIGSEGMLGVVTEVTVKLIPKPQAARVIMASFDDVVKSGNAVANVIAAGIIPAGLEMMDRTSSRMVEPFVKAGYDIDAAAILLCESDGTAEEVEEEIGRMSAVLNASGATRIEVSSSEAERLRFWSGRKNAFPAAGRISPDYYCMDGTIPRKNLAQVLLGIEQMENKYGLRCANVFHAGDGNLHPLILFDANVPGEFHRAEEFGAEILELCVAVGGTITGEHGVGIEKINSMCVQFSPLERDAFFNVKRAFDTAFLLNPDKAIPTLQRCAEYGKMHVQRGQLKFAELPRF; from the coding sequence ATGAATGGGGAAACAGCATCTCCCGCCTCAGCGCCTGCCGAGCCTGCCTTTAGCCCGCTCCGCCAGCAGCAGGTAGTCAGTGCTTTACGGGCGCTGTTGCCGGCGCACGCGCTGTTATCCAATATCGAAGATACCCGGCCCTACGAATGCGATGGCCTGGCCGCTTATCGGCAGACGCCGATGGTGGTGGCGCTGCCCGAGAACGAGGAACAAGTGGTGGCCATCCTCAAGGCTTGCCGCGATCTCAAGGTGCCTATCGTGCCGCGCGGCGCCGGCACCGGCCTGTCCGGCGGCGCCATGCCGATCGCCGACGGCGTGGTCTTGTCCACCGCCAAATTTACCCGCATCGTCAAGCTCGATCCGTATGCGCGGACTGCGGTGGTGCAGCCGGGCGTGCGCAACCTGGCCATTTCCGAAGCGGCAGCCGCGCACGGCCTGTATTACGCGCCAGACCCGTCGTCGCAGATCGCCTGCACCATAGGCGGCAATGTGGCGGAGAATTCCGGCGGCGTGCATTGCCTGAAATACGGCCTTACCGTGCATAACGTGCTGCGGGTGCGGATGGTGACCATCGAAGGCGAAGTGGTCGAACTCGGCAGCGGCGCGCTGGATGCGCCCGGCCTCGACTTGCTGGCGGTCTTCATCGGCTCGGAAGGCATGCTGGGCGTGGTCACCGAGGTCACGGTCAAGCTGATTCCCAAGCCGCAGGCGGCGCGGGTCATCATGGCTTCGTTCGACGACGTGGTGAAGAGCGGCAACGCGGTCGCCAACGTGATCGCCGCCGGCATCATCCCGGCCGGCCTGGAGATGATGGACCGCACCAGCTCACGCATGGTGGAACCCTTCGTCAAGGCCGGCTACGACATCGACGCCGCCGCCATCCTGTTATGCGAATCGGATGGCACCGCGGAAGAAGTGGAAGAGGAAATCGGCCGCATGAGCGCCGTGCTCAACGCCAGCGGCGCCACCCGCATCGAAGTTTCGAGTTCGGAGGCCGAGCGCCTGCGCTTCTGGTCGGGCCGCAAGAATGCCTTTCCGGCGGCCGGCCGCATTTCACCCGATTACTACTGCATGGACGGCACCATCCCGCGCAAGAACCTGGCGCAGGTGCTGCTGGGCATCGAACAGATGGAAAACAAATACGGCCTGCGCTGCGCCAATGTGTTCCATGCCGGCGACGGCAACCTGCATCCGCTGATTTTGTTCGACGCCAATGTGCCGGGCGAATTCCACCGCGCGGAAGAATTCGGCGCCGAAATCCTCGAACTGTGCGTTGCCGTCGGCGGCACCATCACGGGCGAACACGGCGTCGGCATCGAAAAGATCAATTCGATGTGCGTACAGTTTTCGCCGCTGGAGCGTGACGCTTTCTTCAATGTCAAACGCGCCTTCGATACCGCATTCCTGCTCAATCCGGACAAGGCGATCCCCACTTTGCAACGCTGCGCCGAGTACGGCAAGATGCATGTGCAGCGCGGCCAGCTGAAATTTGCGGAACTCCCGCGCTTCTAA
- a CDS encoding FAD-binding oxidoreductase — MNHIADLAAQKKPLPDALLATLGTLFGERFSTTMAMREHHGRDASSYDPMPPDAVVFAESTEEVAALVKLCSEYQVPVIPFGSGTSLEGHVLALQGGISIDLSRMNRLLAIHAEDLTATVQAGVTRKQLNHEIKDSGLFFPIDPGADASIGGMAATRASGTNAVRYGSMRENTLALTVVTADGRIIKTGTRAKKSAAGYDLTRIFVGSEGTLGVITEVTVKLYPQPEAISAAVCSFQNIADAVNAVIQTIQLGVPVARVELLDENGVRAINAHSKLALPEQPLLLFEFHGSENGVKEQAELVQAVVAEHHAVGFEWATRPEDRSRLWTARHNAYFALLQLRPGSRAISTDCCVPISRLAECILETKADCEANGMVYSIIGHVGDGNFHVQMLVDPDDAADIARAEGVNARMVSRAIGMDGTCTGEHGVGLHKIDFLIEEHGVEAIATMRALKHAFDPKNIMNPGKIIRW, encoded by the coding sequence ATGAATCACATAGCCGATCTAGCGGCCCAGAAGAAACCGTTGCCCGACGCCTTGCTTGCCACCCTCGGCACTCTGTTTGGCGAACGGTTCTCGACCACCATGGCGATGCGCGAACATCATGGCCGCGACGCCTCTTCGTATGATCCCATGCCGCCGGATGCCGTCGTGTTTGCCGAATCGACCGAAGAGGTCGCCGCTCTGGTCAAGCTGTGCAGCGAATACCAGGTCCCGGTGATTCCTTTCGGCAGCGGCACTTCGCTGGAAGGCCATGTGCTGGCCCTGCAAGGCGGGATTTCCATCGACCTGTCGCGCATGAACCGCCTGCTGGCGATCCATGCCGAAGACCTGACGGCGACGGTGCAGGCCGGCGTCACCCGCAAGCAGCTGAACCACGAAATCAAGGACAGCGGCCTGTTCTTTCCCATCGATCCTGGCGCCGACGCCTCGATCGGCGGCATGGCCGCAACGCGCGCCTCCGGCACCAACGCCGTGCGCTACGGCAGCATGCGCGAGAATACGCTGGCGCTGACGGTGGTGACCGCCGACGGCCGTATCATCAAGACCGGCACCCGCGCCAAGAAATCGGCGGCAGGCTACGACCTGACCCGCATCTTCGTCGGCAGCGAAGGCACGCTGGGCGTGATCACCGAAGTGACCGTCAAGCTCTATCCGCAACCGGAAGCCATTTCGGCCGCGGTCTGTTCGTTCCAGAACATCGCCGACGCCGTCAACGCCGTGATCCAGACCATACAGCTGGGCGTGCCGGTGGCCAGGGTAGAGCTGCTGGATGAAAACGGTGTACGGGCCATCAACGCGCATTCCAAACTGGCGCTGCCGGAACAGCCGCTGCTGCTGTTTGAATTCCACGGCAGCGAGAATGGCGTCAAGGAGCAGGCGGAGCTGGTGCAGGCGGTAGTCGCCGAGCATCATGCCGTGGGTTTTGAATGGGCGACCCGTCCGGAAGACCGTTCGCGCTTGTGGACCGCGCGGCACAACGCCTATTTCGCCTTGCTGCAATTGCGTCCCGGCAGCCGCGCGATTTCCACTGATTGCTGCGTGCCGATCTCGCGCCTGGCGGAATGCATCCTCGAGACCAAGGCCGATTGCGAGGCCAACGGCATGGTGTATTCGATCATCGGTCATGTCGGCGACGGCAATTTCCATGTGCAGATGCTGGTCGATCCCGACGATGCAGCCGACATTGCACGCGCCGAGGGCGTGAATGCGCGCATGGTCAGCCGCGCCATCGGCATGGACGGCACTTGCACCGGCGAGCATGGCGTCGGCCTGCACAAGATCGATTTCCTGATTGAAGAGCATGGCGTGGAAGCGATTGCCACCATGCGCGCGCTGAAACATGCGTTCGATCCGAAGAACATCATGAATCCAGGAAAAATAATCCGGTGGTAA
- a CDS encoding cob(I)yrinic acid a,c-diamide adenosyltransferase: MGNRLSKIATRTGDKGTTGLGDGSRTDKDSLRIQAIGDVDELNSQLGLLLCEQLAAELREALLSIQHDLFDLGGELCIPGYALVSAAQVARLDDLLEKYNAGLPPLKDFILPGGNRPAALAHVCRTVCRRAERSIVSLGKSETVNEAVRQYVNRLSDLLFVLSRVLNRADGGSDVLWQKDRLRDT; the protein is encoded by the coding sequence ATGGGTAACCGACTCTCAAAGATTGCCACGCGCACCGGCGACAAGGGCACCACCGGCCTCGGCGACGGCAGCCGCACCGACAAGGACAGCCTGCGCATCCAGGCCATCGGCGATGTCGACGAGCTGAATTCGCAGCTGGGCCTGCTGCTGTGCGAACAACTGGCCGCGGAACTGCGCGAAGCATTGTTATCGATACAACACGACCTGTTCGATCTCGGCGGCGAACTGTGCATTCCCGGTTATGCGCTGGTCAGCGCGGCCCAGGTGGCCCGGCTCGACGACCTGCTGGAAAAATACAATGCCGGCCTGCCGCCGCTCAAGGATTTCATCCTGCCAGGCGGCAACCGCCCGGCAGCGCTGGCGCATGTCTGCCGCACGGTCTGCCGGCGCGCGGAACGCAGCATCGTCAGCCTGGGCAAGAGTGAAACGGTGAATGAGGCAGTGCGGCAGTATGTGAACCGTTTGTCGGACTTGCTGTTCGTGCTGTCGCGGGTATTGAACCGCGCGGATGGCGGCAGCGATGTGTTGTGGCAGAAGGACAGGTTGCGGGACACGTAA
- the folE2 gene encoding GTP cyclohydrolase FolE2 produces the protein MNTRDQNLTIPDVQSSVDTRHLAIQRVGVKGVRYPVTVRTGATAQPTIGSWNMYVHLPEQQKGTHMSRFIALLEGLEGPLDVASFGDLMRKMVTLLDAERGRIELTFPYFINKTAPVSGVQSLMDYEVGLTGEISQGQLEITLKVLVPVTSLCPCSKQISAYGAHNQRSHITVNAVLDGEIQVDQLIAKIEAQASCELFGLLKRPDEKYVTERAYENPKFVEDLVRDVAVALNNEPRVLAYVLEAENFESIHNHSAYALIEHDKRGK, from the coding sequence ATGAATACTCGTGACCAGAATCTGACGATTCCAGACGTGCAAAGTAGCGTCGACACCCGCCACCTGGCGATCCAGCGCGTTGGCGTAAAAGGCGTGCGTTATCCGGTGACAGTGCGCACCGGAGCAACGGCGCAGCCAACCATCGGCAGCTGGAACATGTACGTGCATCTGCCGGAACAGCAGAAGGGCACCCACATGTCGCGTTTCATCGCCTTGCTGGAAGGCCTGGAAGGGCCGCTGGATGTCGCGTCGTTCGGCGATCTGATGCGCAAGATGGTGACCCTGCTGGACGCCGAGCGCGGCCGCATCGAGCTGACTTTCCCGTATTTCATCAACAAGACCGCGCCGGTTTCCGGCGTGCAGAGCCTGATGGATTACGAAGTGGGCCTGACCGGCGAGATCAGCCAGGGCCAGCTGGAAATCACGCTGAAAGTGCTGGTGCCGGTGACCAGCCTGTGCCCTTGCTCGAAGCAGATTTCTGCCTATGGCGCGCACAACCAGCGCTCGCACATCACCGTCAACGCGGTGCTGGACGGCGAGATCCAGGTCGACCAGCTGATCGCGAAGATCGAAGCGCAGGCATCTTGCGAACTGTTCGGCCTGCTGAAGCGGCCGGACGAAAAATACGTGACCGAGCGCGCGTATGAAAATCCGAAGTTCGTGGAAGACCTGGTGCGCGACGTGGCGGTGGCCCTGAACAATGAACCGCGCGTGCTGGCGTATGTGCTGGAAGCGGAAAATTTCGAGTCTATCCACAACCATTCGGCGTATGCATTGATCGAACACGACAAGCGCGGCAAATAA
- the glcF gene encoding glycolate oxidase subunit GlcF, with translation MQTNLADFIKNTRAGKEADAILRACVHCGFCTATCPTYQLLGDELDGPRGRIYLIKQVLEGAKATVKTQSHLDRCLTCRNCESTCPSGVEYGRLLDIGRKVVEDQVPRPFAQQLTRKLLKEFLPRPWLFKPAMAAGQLLRPLLPRKLKNKVPEKQQAGIFPRREHARKMLLLDGCVQPAMSPNINHATARVFDALEVQLLVAPKAGCCGAIRYHLNDQAGGLDDMRRNIDAWWPYVIGSNGQGVEAIVMTASGCGVTVKEYGHLLAADPAYAVKAKAISALTKDLSEILPAFEAELQEKLHGKFPQRVVYHPPCTLQHGQQIHGKVEGLLRSVGVDVQLCADSHLCCGSAGTYSVLQPELSYRLRDNKLNSLQATQPDMIVSANIGCLTHLQSGTQTPVRHWIELLDQALA, from the coding sequence ATGCAAACCAATCTAGCCGACTTCATCAAGAATACACGCGCAGGCAAGGAGGCCGATGCCATTCTGCGCGCCTGCGTGCATTGCGGATTCTGCACGGCTACCTGCCCGACATATCAATTGCTGGGCGACGAGCTGGATGGTCCGCGCGGCCGCATTTATCTGATCAAGCAGGTATTGGAAGGGGCCAAGGCTACCGTCAAGACCCAGTCCCACCTGGACCGCTGCCTGACTTGCCGCAATTGCGAATCGACTTGCCCATCCGGGGTCGAATACGGCCGCCTGCTCGATATCGGCCGCAAGGTGGTGGAAGATCAGGTGCCGCGGCCTTTCGCGCAGCAGCTGACGCGCAAGTTGTTGAAAGAATTCCTGCCGCGTCCCTGGCTGTTCAAGCCGGCCATGGCGGCTGGACAATTGCTGCGACCTCTGCTGCCGCGCAAATTGAAAAACAAGGTTCCGGAAAAACAGCAAGCAGGGATTTTTCCGCGCCGCGAGCATGCGCGCAAGATGTTGTTGCTGGACGGCTGCGTACAGCCTGCGATGTCGCCCAATATCAACCACGCCACGGCACGGGTGTTCGATGCGCTCGAGGTGCAGCTGCTAGTGGCGCCCAAGGCCGGCTGCTGCGGCGCCATTCGCTATCACCTGAACGATCAGGCCGGCGGCCTGGACGACATGCGGCGCAACATCGACGCCTGGTGGCCGTATGTCATCGGCAGCAATGGACAAGGCGTCGAGGCGATCGTCATGACTGCCTCAGGTTGCGGCGTCACTGTCAAGGAATACGGCCATCTGCTGGCGGCCGATCCGGCCTATGCCGTCAAGGCCAAAGCCATTTCAGCGCTGACCAAGGACCTGAGCGAAATCTTGCCGGCGTTCGAAGCAGAGCTGCAGGAAAAACTGCATGGCAAATTTCCCCAGCGCGTGGTTTACCATCCGCCATGCACCTTGCAGCACGGCCAGCAGATCCACGGCAAGGTGGAAGGGCTGTTGCGCAGCGTCGGCGTCGATGTGCAGCTGTGCGCCGACAGCCATTTGTGCTGCGGTTCGGCCGGCACCTATTCCGTATTGCAGCCGGAACTGTCGTATCGCCTGCGCGACAACAAGCTGAACAGCCTGCAGGCGACCCAGCCGGACATGATCGTCTCCGCCAATATCGGCTGCCTGACCCATCTGCAATCAGGCACGCAGACGCCGGTCAGGCATTGGATAGAACTGCTGGACCAGGCGCTGGCCTGA
- a CDS encoding polyprenyl synthetase family protein yields the protein MTAAQLSNPASSLAPEPAFAAWMRQVQLDMEVALGQFLPAETGIPTRLHQAMRYAVLDGGKRVRPLLVFAAGELFATPAGVAQRAAAAVEMIHAYSLVHDDMPCMDDDALRRGKPTVHVQYDEATALLVGDALQSQAFVVLAEAGAEIGAKIDSARQIVMLRLLAQASGSLGMCGGQAIDLASVGLNLSLTELEQMHKLKTGALLRASVLLGAWGGKALVPAEIQALEAYGTAIGLAFQVVDDILDATADSATLGKTAGKDAAHNKPTYVSILGLPESQALAEKLRNDAHQALAIFGNKARRLRELADLIVQRKA from the coding sequence ATGACCGCGGCGCAATTGTCAAACCCGGCATCCAGCCTGGCCCCGGAGCCGGCTTTCGCCGCCTGGATGCGGCAGGTGCAGCTTGATATGGAAGTTGCTCTTGGGCAGTTTTTGCCGGCCGAAACCGGCATCCCGACCAGGCTGCACCAGGCCATGCGTTATGCCGTGCTGGATGGCGGCAAACGGGTCCGTCCCTTGCTGGTATTTGCCGCCGGGGAACTGTTTGCAACGCCAGCCGGCGTTGCCCAGCGCGCCGCCGCCGCAGTTGAAATGATCCACGCTTATTCACTGGTGCACGACGACATGCCTTGCATGGACGATGACGCCTTGCGCCGTGGCAAGCCTACCGTGCATGTGCAATACGATGAAGCGACCGCCCTGCTGGTGGGCGACGCCTTGCAGTCGCAAGCATTCGTGGTGCTGGCCGAAGCCGGCGCGGAAATCGGTGCGAAAATTGATTCGGCGCGCCAGATCGTCATGCTGCGCCTGCTGGCGCAAGCCTCCGGCTCGCTCGGCATGTGCGGCGGCCAGGCGATCGACCTGGCCAGCGTCGGCCTCAACCTGTCGCTGACAGAACTGGAACAGATGCACAAGCTGAAAACCGGCGCTCTGCTGCGCGCTTCGGTATTGCTGGGAGCATGGGGTGGCAAGGCCTTGGTGCCGGCTGAAATCCAGGCGCTGGAAGCCTACGGCACCGCCATCGGCCTGGCGTTCCAGGTGGTGGACGATATCCTCGACGCGACCGCGGATTCCGCGACGCTGGGAAAAACCGCCGGCAAGGATGCCGCGCACAACAAGCCGACGTATGTCTCGATCCTGGGTTTGCCGGAATCGCAGGCGCTGGCAGAAAAATTACGCAACGACGCCCACCAGGCGCTTGCGATCTTTGGGAACAAGGCACGCCGCCTGCGTGAGCTGGCGGACTTGATCGTGCAACGCAAGGCTTAG
- a CDS encoding LysR substrate-binding domain-containing protein produces MINRLPPVHALSAFEAAARHRSFALAADELCITPSALSHRIRLLEDFVGERLFSREGRTVTLSEFGHRYLDVVRSALRTLTEFPLPQRNAQVQPRVKITAPPTFARQLLIPHLHGFASRHPEIVVEIFLSVPLYDLSLTESDLEVRFGAGKYPNTTTEKLFEEPTFAVASPGYLKKVGPLHKPADLRKASLLRSALEPWQPWFQAAGLDWPEPSSGLRADDLGLLLELVRHGHGVGLTRKHFAQQMIAQGEVVQLFDISLTSPPHAYYLVYQQKPQERPEVTTFIEWMKDTFSRI; encoded by the coding sequence TTGATCAATCGCCTGCCGCCGGTGCATGCCTTGTCCGCGTTTGAAGCCGCCGCCCGCCATCGTTCATTTGCACTGGCGGCGGACGAGCTGTGCATCACGCCGTCGGCGCTGTCGCACCGTATCCGTTTGCTGGAAGATTTTGTCGGCGAGCGCCTGTTCTCGCGCGAAGGCAGGACGGTCACCTTGTCCGAATTCGGCCACCGTTACCTGGATGTGGTGCGCAGCGCCTTGCGCACCTTGACCGAGTTCCCGCTGCCGCAGCGTAACGCCCAGGTGCAGCCGCGCGTCAAGATCACCGCGCCGCCGACTTTTGCCCGCCAGCTGCTGATTCCGCATCTGCACGGGTTTGCCAGCCGGCATCCCGAGATCGTGGTCGAGATATTCCTGTCGGTGCCGCTGTACGACCTGAGTTTGACCGAGAGCGATCTCGAAGTACGTTTCGGCGCCGGCAAGTATCCCAACACCACCACCGAGAAACTGTTTGAAGAACCGACCTTCGCCGTCGCCAGCCCCGGATACCTGAAGAAGGTCGGTCCGCTGCACAAGCCTGCCGACCTGCGCAAGGCAAGCCTGCTGCGTTCGGCCCTGGAGCCTTGGCAGCCATGGTTCCAGGCGGCGGGCCTGGACTGGCCTGAACCGTCCTCGGGCTTGCGCGCCGACGACCTTGGCCTGTTGCTGGAGCTGGTGCGCCATGGCCACGGCGTCGGCCTGACCCGCAAGCATTTTGCCCAGCAAATGATCGCGCAAGGGGAAGTGGTGCAGTTGTTCGATATCAGCCTGACTTCGCCGCCCCACGCCTATTACCTGGTGTACCAGCAAAAACCGCAGGAACGGCCGGAAGTGACGACTTTCATTGAATGGATGAAAGATACTTTCAGCCGCATCTGA